The following is a genomic window from Caldisalinibacter kiritimatiensis.
TAAATATTTGAAAGAAAATGATATTCCTTTTGTGATAGTTGGTAAAGATATGGATTATAATGATACATGCTATGTGGATTTAGATAATTATCAAGCTGGTTATATAGGAGGAAAGCATTTAATAGAAAAGGGTTATAAAAAGATTTGTTTCATGTTAGGAAATAAAGGATTTGTAGTTAATAAAGAGAGAACTAGAGGCTTTGAAGATGCATGTAATGAAGTTGAATGTGTTCAGGCACAGATAATATATGATACAACTAATATGGAAACAGCTTATAAAAATGCAATAAAAGTTTTAGAAACTAACAAACCTGATGCTTTCTTTATATCAGGAGATGAAAGAGCTTTAGGAGTGTATAGAGCAATAAAAGAAAAGGGGTTAACAATACCAAAAGATGTGGCTGTATTAGGTATAGATAATATACCATTATGTGATTACATATACCCATCTTTATCTTCAATAGACCAGCCTAAGAAAAAATTTGGTCAACATTGCATTGATATATTAGTAAAACTTATAAATAGCAATGATAAAATAACCAAAAGAGTTTTTATTAAGCCTAGACTAACAGTTAGGGAATCTACTTAGTAATGTGATTTTATATAAATGACAACGATGGACAATATTGAAAGCCAACTAAATCTATAATTGGCTAAAAATAAATAATAAGAAAGGTAGTGTAAAAAGAATTATGAAAAGTTAGAGCAAAGATTGGATATACTCTAAAATG
Proteins encoded in this region:
- a CDS encoding LacI family DNA-binding transcriptional regulator, which codes for MKKVTMTDIAKIAGVSIKTVSRVINNSNAVKEETREKVLKVIKEQGYQVNLLAKGLRKKQTNTIIVFIDKHSGGYWSIWHNEIVQEIIKEAKKEGYKTIISPSSGVGVLDDDTDGFYLLKSGMADGAIIFDNIENDIRIKYLKENDIPFVIVGKDMDYNDTCYVDLDNYQAGYIGGKHLIEKGYKKICFMLGNKGFVVNKERTRGFEDACNEVECVQAQIIYDTTNMETAYKNAIKVLETNKPDAFFISGDERALGVYRAIKEKGLTIPKDVAVLGIDNIPLCDYIYPSLSSIDQPKKKFGQHCIDILVKLINSNDKITKRVFIKPRLTVREST